The genomic interval TCTTGGTGGCATTTTGTTCCTTTCAGTTCAAATGCCTTAAAATCCGTGCAtccacagaaacacagacacagagtaAATGAACAGGCATGTTCAACAGCAATACAACACAAACAGCTCAAATCTCAGAGACCAAAGGCTGGGGCAGTGtgacagacaaaaaaaccccacagaggCACAGCAAACTGCAGAGAGATAGTGCTTCTTGCCCCAAAAAAGACAGCCACCTGGAGGTGCTTGAGACACTGGGAATCCCCAGAATATCATCCCTTGGCCCATTGCTCAGTCACCACGATGGAAGCTTGATTCAAAACAGGCAAAGAGGCTGAGTGAGCCCCAACTGCAATCAAAACATTATCACAAAGTTCTGGCAAGGTCTCCCATCTGGGAAAGTCTACCTAAACCTCTGAAAGCCACCAGGATCCCAATGTTTGATGACAGCAAGTACAGCTTCAAATACCTGGAGGTCCTCAGAGTAGTAAAATTCACCAGTGCTAGAAGGAGAAACTGCACAGGGACAAATGGAGGTGTGTTGAGCCCCACAAATCTTGAGCCCCACAACCCTTATGTGATGGTATAGACAGAAAGTACGGGAGTCACGGACACATTTGCTGTGCTGGTGCAAGAGGAAGGCATAAAGTTGGCATGTTATGTCCAGGCAGAGCTGTCTGTGAATCATCCTCACCTTTGTTGCTTTTTGACTCTGGCTTGTGCAGAGAGTCAACAGGTTTGCTGGGAGCCTGGTTCTTGGGCAGAGGGTCTGTAATCTTGTCCTGCTTTGGTGCTGTGTACCCTGTTTTGCCAGACTGTGCTTTTGGAGCTGGACTCTGAGAACTGGCGGGAGAAAACTTGCCACTGCAAAAAAGAACAGCCTAGTGAGTCTTTTTTGAAGGGATAGACCTTTTTAGGTCTTTCCAAAGATTTGTATGTGTCCCTCTACATGTCTTTAAATCTGAGCCACAACAGCAGTCAggacaaagggaagaaagatgCAAGGACTTCTCTAAATTATCCCAAGGAACATCTTAGcagtaaaaaggaaagataaacaGTGCTTACCTGCTGGATGCTGAGGAGCCAGTGGAACTGAGTCCTCCTGGCCTGCTTGGAGAAGTGTTTGATCCAGCCAGAGCCTGCATAATATTGTTACGTGCTTGATCCTTCACAGCATTCACTCGACTGACCTCAGCAGTGGTTTTGGCAGGGCCAGTTTTGTCAGGGCCATGAGGAGACTGGGCTTGTTTTTGAGTGTCAGAACTTTTATTGCTGGAGGACTCTAATGACCGAAAAAAATTCTCCCGGGCTTGCTGTGTTTTTGTGGTAGAGGTTGTCCAAGGAGGccctgctggggcacctccatGGGGATCTGTTTTGTTCCCCAATGAGGTACCTTTGCAGTCATCTGATTTATTTACAGCTGAAGAGGACCATGGAGTATTTACACTTCTGAAGCCAGAGCTTCCAGAAGATGAAACAGATGGCTTGGTTGAAGTAGTGAGGCCTTCCTGGCTGGGTTTCTTCAACACCTGCTCTGGTTTCTTGggttctgctgctttctggaaCGCCCTGGCAGCAGTAGGGGCTGGGGTACTCTCAGGTTTCTTCCCAGTGCTGTGGAGACCAGAGATCTGGACATTGTCTGGCTGCTGGTGGCTGGTACAGATGAACGTGCCGGGCTCAGGCCCAGCTTTGTAGCTTCCAGGAAGAAGCAAGTTCCAACACTGCCTGCACCTGTGGATACAAAAGTATCAGAAAACATCCTCCAGAGTGCTGGGAGGCCACTGACACACAGCTGAGAGTGCAGGCACAACTCCCCATCAGCACACGGAGAGAAGGTACCACACTGGCAAGGAGAAGACCCTGTGTGCACATTCCTCAGGCACCAGAACAGGAGCTGTTCACAGCACAGCCTCAAGTAGGAAAGGTGTGGATGAAAACAGACCCGTGCAGAGAGCTTCCCTTATGCACAGGTCAAGAGCAAGCCCAGGTTGCCTCCACTTCGTAAAAAAtgttccccaccactctctcCAGTCCCAAAAGATCCAGGCTGCCCCTCTGCGACCCACAGGGCTGTGCCCCAGCTTTGATGAGCTGCTGTACCTGAAGCAGTTCCTGTGATAGAGCTTCCCATCGACCAAGTAGCGCTGCACCAGGTGCACATGTTTCCCACAgaccccacagctgctgctggggacatTCCCGCTCTCTGCCAGGACCCTTTTCTGTGGGGAGAGGCAGTGGGTGAGCAGGCAGCACCATGGCCCCATGTACAGCTACAAATCTCCCAGGCAGGTAAGCATTTGGCATGCACAGAGGGCAGAGAAGTGATGTCCAGGAAATCCCTGCTCCCTACAGCCAGTGGAATGGCCCTCAGAAGGACAGAGTATGGGGAATATGTTCCCACAAAGCCAGAGGACCAGGGTGTCCTGTCTGCCTGTAGGAAAATGAAGTGCAAAGGTCTCTGATCTAAATTAGCTGGGAAAAGGCTTCCCTTCTTCTGCCCTGTTTTCATCCCTACTCTGCTTTGAAACTGTTTCCAAGAATTGAATCAATGTTTTCTAGCAAAAATACCACATCCCATTAAAAATCTCCATCCCCAATATCTAGGAACAGCATATCCATGTCCTAAGACAACCACGTCCTGTTCACCACTAGATGAACCCCAGGTGGCTGATGGTTTTCCAGTGACTCCCACCTCAACCTGTGCAGTAACCAGACCTCTGAATCAAATCCCTCATAGTGAGCAGAAAATTTAGACTAAGTCCCTACCACTAGGAGTCTTGAACTAGCCTAATACTCTATATCCCACTGAACAGATTTAAGCTAAACAACACCCAAAACCACATTTCTTACTGTGGTAACTGGAGAGGTTTCCTTTGGCTTAGCTCTGGCTGGtgggtgggcaggaggcagTTTTGGTGGCACTGGCTTAGGAGGCTCTGGAACAGTTTTCTTCCCAGGATGCTGCTCCGGTGGTTCAGAGGAAGGACGCTTGATTCCAGCCATGCCTCCAACTGGAAGAATAGGAGAAGGGAAGATTTTAAGGGAACATAAGGAAAACTCATGGGTTTAGGAGTAATTCTATAAAGAGTGCCATAGTGGTGCTGACTTGCCACAAGCAGCCTGAAAACACTCAATTCTCTTTGCAGATGAAATAAAACCCCTCAAAATTCACTACAGATGGAGAAAAGAGAATCTCCAACACACTTCAGTCAAGTAAGGAATGATGCCCTGTGCCCTCAGAAGTGCAGGGAGACTTCCCTGGGAAATGAGGCTTCATGCCAAGTTTTTACAGAcaggacaccccccccccccccgactgTCTCACAGGGATGTTATTTTTGCACCAATTCCTATTCTGAATGAGATGTCTCTGTGCTCCTTGTGGGATATTTGTGCCACAGCTTCACTTCAAGAGCAACCAATTGAGTGGGCACCCATCTGAAAAGAGATTATACCCTTCTCAGTAAACACAGAGAGAgtctgggcagggagcagagagggagccCAGTTCCCAGCAGTCTCCCCTCAAGAAAGCCAGCTATCCAAATAAACACCCAGGGCTCCCACCACAGTGACCAGGGGACTGGTGACAGCTGACCCAGTAAACAGTTCAGGCTTGGGCTGCCCCCTCACTTCCCACTTGTGCCATTTATTGAATTCCCAAAGCCCAGCACAACGATGGGTGGCTTCAGCTCTGTTCTTCCATAAATGCACGGCCTCAGTAAAATCTTGCCTGCTCCCCCTCTCTGTCCTCCTGTGTCCTGCTTATTTCATGGTCCTGCCAGAACCCATTTGAAGGGCACggctgtgattctgtgactcttctTGGTGTCAGAGGGCACATTCCAGGCTGGGCTCACTTTCAGACACACACATTcaccccagcagcaggaatgcaaACAAAGTGTTTTGTGGGACACGAGAGAGTATAAAAATGTGCTGTGCTTGATGATGTGGTAGGCAAGATGCTGAGGGGGAGGGAGCAAAGACCCCAACCTGACCCAGATTCTCACCACTTGGCACAAACACGATGGAATCTGTTTGACTTCAATCAGAATGCTTttcaaacaagaaataaaaaatggagagggaagagagaagttGTTGTGGAGAGAGACAAAAAGCATACTTAAATGTGTAAAGAGATGGAGAAGGGGGAAGAGTTTAGACAGTAAGGTTAACTGAGTGAACTGTCCTTTCTTTCCAAGATGTAGGACATTTTCACTACATATCTCTCCATTTAGAGTCACCTTAACAAGTTAAGTAATTCATGTCCCACTTTCTAAAGTTTCCTCTGGAGGAACCTGTGAAATTGGTTTAtcatattatttcattttggaagaGCTTAAATCCAAATATAAACCAAGACTACAATAATGCTCCTGCGAGCCCAGATAAACTCTCCAGTACGTGAATATAATGCCTTGGCAGCTCTGTGGCCTGTTTTATGTTTGACAGAATTGCTACCACAATTATGCCAGTTAAGgtgataattttcttcttccttccatcATTAATGCTGTGCTGTACAAGCACTACCACTGACGTTGTTACATTGGCACAGCCCCACAGACAAGCTCAGCCTTGTCTGACTCCATGTTCTCACCAGCCCTCCAGTGTGGCAAAGACTGGAACAGGGGTGGAGGTGCTCaagaaaggaaagctgaagtAGGGACCATGGAGAGGAACCTCCAGTGCTCCTGTCTGGCTGGACTATATGAATTTTTAGgctgtgttttaaattttaaggcAGCAGTTTTAAAGATAAGACACGGTCCTGTACCCTTCCAAAAGCACTGGTACAACTGCAGGCTGGTGTGCAAAGAGTTCAGATCCCCCACTGAAATAGTTCTGGAAACAAAAAGGCCTCTGTGCAgtctattttgcttttccaagcCTGTTAGGAGGCAAGAGAAAGCACGAAATGAAGCCCTGatccttcccatccctccagGGAATATGGTACTTACTAGGAGACCGTCCATGGAAGTAGTTATAATACTGGGAAACATAGGTGAGGATGCTCAGCCTGTCTGGTACCTTCAGAGCAACCATATCCTCTGCATCCAGCAAGGCTGGgatccccagctcctcctccgCCACTCGAAATgcctggagaaggaaggggaaaaaaaaaaaagggtcttGTCCAGCccagacagcagagctgcttctcaTCAGAAGTAAGAAACTGCACTGCAAACAGCCCCACTCAAATAATAACTGTACAGGGGAACAGCTGCACCAGTTTAACTCCTACATCGTACGGCCGTTACCAGAACCAATGGAGTCGTGGCTTCCAGCCACCGCCTTGAGAAATCCAGGCAGGGAGCCAAAAATCTGGCCTGGCAAGCTGGCCATAGCTCACTGCACAGGAACTCACCTGGGCTtcccctgctcttcctccagcCTGCCTCTGTCTGGAAGtgcacagctgcagagagcCAGGCCTGGCAGAAGGGAATGTGTCAGTCCAGGCTGGCAGACTCGTTTCCAGGCTTCCAGCCCAACCTGGAGCGCTCCCCAATTAACGGTGGGCTGGTAGGTGCTTGCAGGCAGCTTTCATATCCAAGTGCTGTGCAAATGTTAAAGCTTCCTCTCTACTACTGTCTGCTCTCACCCATCTGAAAATGGGAAATCTTAGGCTGCAGGAGGGACCCCTCTCTCCCAGACCAGAAAGGGGGAAGAGAGGCATAATGCAGAAGAATTCCTGATACCTAGCTCCCTTCCAGCTTAACTGTTTCCATGCTGCCTAACACGTATTCAGGGCAAATATTCCTCTTTGAGGTGCTCTCTGCTTTGAAACTGCAGGA from Chiroxiphia lanceolata isolate bChiLan1 chromosome 16, bChiLan1.pri, whole genome shotgun sequence carries:
- the MICALL2 gene encoding MICAL-like protein 2: MAAIQNLQLWCRQQCEGYRDVSITNMTTSFRDGLAFCAILHRHRPDLINFDSLSKENVYENNKLAFRVAEEELGIPALLDAEDMVALKVPDRLSILTYVSQYYNYFHGRSPIGGMAGIKRPSSEPPEQHPGKKTVPEPPKPVPPKLPPAHPPARAKPKETSPVTTKRVLAESGNVPSSSCGVCGKHVHLVQRYLVDGKLYHRNCFRCRQCWNLLLPGSYKAGPEPGTFICTSHQQPDNVQISGLHSTGKKPESTPAPTAARAFQKAAEPKKPEQVLKKPSQEGLTTSTKPSVSSSGSSGFRSVNTPWSSSAVNKSDDCKGTSLGNKTDPHGGAPAGPPWTTSTTKTQQARENFFRSLESSSNKSSDTQKQAQSPHGPDKTGPAKTTAEVSRVNAVKDQARNNIMQALAGSNTSPSRPGGLSSTGSSASSSGKFSPASSQSPAPKAQSGKTGYTAPKQDKITDPLPKNQAPSKPVDSLHKPESKSNKGSTNVGEDKSESPADWRSRLKPVANKDQGGSKKPTDNSQVGTGSPAHKETKPSPLVVPPAKQDSASSGGFVKKLLIPSSDLIKSCQNSKEDWKDPGSSTKKEEHGNQLKTSTITIKLPTPKSKYEPQVVSPTKLHPDYMPEDKIQEKVCDIEKQLDELELKGVDLEKQLRACEGDESEDALMVDWFKLIHEKQLLLRQESELMYKMKQQELEEQQWNIEMELRRLMSKPEELKTNREKEREKELLESYLNTVNDRNNIVECLDEDRLRELEEDQMLADMIQKLDGSFESQEPKRKENKFRLSKIWKQKNKSKAQE